The Bombus huntii isolate Logan2020A chromosome 6, iyBomHunt1.1, whole genome shotgun sequence genome window below encodes:
- the LOC126866466 gene encoding uncharacterized protein LOC126866466, with the protein MNSFEERFAYSLHFEGAESDEDRLKKCIDQLFRIPLIIEDTRSTDNAEMYDALASRAKLRGDYEVAVNFYTKALQEVFPYSELSAILYSNRAKALGCLQMYEESLIDIDRAIEISPNTEFTKHFNDTKMDLKKKASRPHTKQNNRNHFEDIPSLSHNENKDIPGMSDAVRLVHSTKYGVNFEATKPIGSGDVILIEKPQVTSVLNSTVALARVCHYCLNRSRALLPCERCNSALYCSKECRAKAYEEYHRFQCNSKNFPDDVQFVIILLMKITENGEKLAEAIKYCEKLDTMSADSMKEFRTIRDNLGDNLKSVLNLSISMKENDKKNAKNILISAHTASFLRNQTNYMRGHNNVLSVAKLLFRLFYIFHAHIFLEDISVDKNNASGVYNLYSLLSLFPHSCCANTVYSIHKNGVIAIRAAKDMKPGEQITFNFLRTSRSVTFITEFISRQIVLQEEKRILCNCMVCEYHYDFKPEFGGKLKIPKELERRLRKKRFDMDSLWELLKIINNERSRPCLEAELLKAALPDIYLGKRDTLLDVLYRLIGLS; encoded by the exons ATGAATTCCTTCGAAGAGAGATTTGCATATTCATTACATTTTGAAGGAGCTGAATCAGATGAAGACCGACTGAAAAAGTGCATCGATCAACTATTCCGAATCCCTCTAATAATTGAAGATACAAGATCCACAGATAACGCTGAAATGTATGATGCTTTGG CAAGTAGAGCCAAATTGCGCGGGGATTATGAAGTGGCTGTCAACTTTTATACGAAAGCATTACAAGAGGTCTTCCCGTACAGCGAATTGTCTGCAATATTATACTCAAATCGTGCTAAGGCCTTAGGATGCCTTCAAATGTACGAAGAGAGTTTAATAGATATCGATAGGGCGATCGAAATTTCTCCCAATACCGAATTCACCAAGCATTTCAATGATACAAAAATggatttgaaaaaaaaagctTCTCGTCCGCATACGAAACAAAATAACAGAAATCACTTCGAGGATATACCATCGCTATCGCACAACGAAAACAAAGATATTCCTGGTATGAGCGATGCTGTTCGCTTGGTTCATAGTACAAAATATGGTGTAAATTTTGAAGCGACGAAACCCATCGGCTCTGGAGACGTCATTCTAATCGAGAAACCACAAGTAACGTCTGTACTTAACTCAACTGTCGCTCTTGCACGCGTGTGTCACTATTGCCTAAACCGGAGCAGGGCATTACTTCCATGTGAACGGTGCAATAGCGCGCTATATTGTTCGAAAGAATGCCGTGCAAAAGCATACGAAGAATACCATCGATTTCAATGCAACTCTAAAAACTTTCCAGATGATGTTCAATTTGTAATAATCTTGCTTATGAAGATTACAGAAAACGGTGAAAAACTTGCAGAAGCCATTAAATATTGCGAGAAGCTCGATACTATGAGCGCAG attcgatgaaagaatttcgtacGATACGTGATAATTTGGGAGACAATTTGAAATCCGTCCTCAATTTAAGTATATCGATGAAGGAGAATGACaagaaaaatgcaaaaaatatattgatatCAGCCCATACTGCTTCATTCCTACGAAATCAGACCAATTATATGCGGGGACACAACAATGTCTTAAGTGTCGCTAAATTATTATTCCGATTATTCTACATCTTCCATGCACACATCTTTCTG GAGGATATATCGGTTGACAAAAATAATGCAAGTGGAGTTTACAATCTGTATTCCTTGCTTAGCTTGTTTCCTCACTCTTGTTGTGCGAATACAGTGTATTCGATACATAAAAATGGTGTGATAGCTATACGCGCAGCTAAAGACATGAAACCAGGTGAACAG AtaacttttaattttctacgtaCAAGTCGGTCTGTAACTTTCATAACCGAATTTATATCACGACAAATAGTCCTACAAGAAGAGAAACGTATTTTATGCAATTGCATGGTTTGTGAATATCATTATGATTTTAAACCTGAGTTTGGtgggaaattaaaaataccgAAAGAATTAGAAAGACGCCTACGCAAAAAGCGATTCGATATGGACAGCTTGTGGGAATTactcaaaataattaacaacgAGAGAAGCCGACCGTGTTTAGAAGCGGAACTCTTGAAAGCTGCCCTTCCAGATATCTATTTGGGAAAGCGGGACACT TTACTGGACGTCCTATACCGATTAATTGGTCTTTCGTAA